A genomic segment from Alkalilimnicola ehrlichii MLHE-1 encodes:
- a CDS encoding MFS transporter, producing MAADHHWYANPTLDKAYRTLVDEEDARVCRDISDEACQVVPGNFFLQILSHFFTKLGDAVANPKTVLAWLLSALSAPGFFTALLVPIRESGSLIPQLFIASYVRRLARRQWAFVVGCILQAVAVLAMALIAVGLEGAAAGTALIGALVLFSLARGLCSVASKDVLGKTVPKTRRGQVNGWSASAAGLVTIGVGALLLLGGGSPGETGIYLLLLGGAALLWLLAAAGYGAIREYPGATSGGGNAFTEAVQRLDRLRTDEPFRRFVIARALLLCSALTAPFIIMLAHEQTGGAALVLGLFVIADGLASLVSAPFWGRFADTSSRRVMVVAGAGAGMVGLGLVLLVQALPPLAGSAWLYPLFFFLLAIAHAGVRLGRKTYVVDLAGGDKRTDYVAVSNTVIGVVLLLMGGVGLLTAVIPVSGVILILSGMGIAGAWLSARLPEVT from the coding sequence ATGGCGGCGGATCATCACTGGTATGCCAATCCGACACTGGACAAGGCCTACCGGACGCTGGTGGACGAGGAGGATGCGCGGGTCTGCCGCGACATCAGTGACGAAGCCTGTCAGGTGGTGCCGGGCAACTTTTTCCTGCAGATCCTCAGCCATTTCTTCACCAAGCTGGGTGATGCGGTGGCCAACCCGAAGACGGTGCTCGCCTGGCTGCTCAGCGCGCTCTCGGCCCCGGGCTTTTTCACCGCCCTGCTGGTGCCCATCCGCGAGTCCGGCTCGCTGATCCCGCAACTGTTCATCGCCAGCTACGTGCGGCGCCTGGCGCGACGCCAATGGGCCTTCGTCGTCGGTTGTATCCTGCAGGCGGTGGCGGTACTGGCCATGGCCCTGATCGCGGTGGGCCTGGAGGGCGCCGCCGCGGGCACCGCGTTGATCGGCGCACTGGTACTGTTCAGCCTAGCCCGCGGGCTCTGCTCTGTGGCCTCCAAAGACGTGCTCGGTAAGACCGTGCCCAAGACCCGGCGCGGCCAGGTCAACGGCTGGTCCGCCTCCGCGGCCGGCCTGGTGACCATCGGCGTGGGCGCCCTGTTGCTGCTGGGAGGGGGCAGCCCTGGCGAGACCGGCATCTATCTGTTGCTGCTCGGCGGGGCGGCCCTGCTCTGGCTGCTGGCGGCGGCCGGCTATGGCGCGATTCGTGAGTACCCCGGGGCCACCTCCGGCGGCGGCAATGCCTTCACCGAGGCCGTCCAGCGCCTGGACCGGTTGCGCACCGACGAGCCCTTCCGGCGCTTTGTCATCGCCCGCGCCCTGCTGCTCTGCTCGGCGCTCACCGCCCCCTTTATCATCATGCTGGCCCATGAGCAGACCGGGGGCGCGGCGCTGGTCCTGGGCCTGTTTGTCATCGCAGATGGCCTGGCGAGCCTGGTCTCCGCCCCCTTCTGGGGCCGGTTCGCCGACACCTCCAGCCGGCGGGTGATGGTGGTCGCCGGGGCCGGCGCGGGGATGGTGGGCCTGGGACTGGTCCTGCTGGTCCAGGCGCTGCCGCCACTGGCGGGCAGCGCCTGGCTGTACCCGCTGTTCTTCTTCCTGCTGGCCATCGCCCACGCCGGCGTGCGGCTGGGCCGGAAGACCTACGTGGTGGACCTGGCGGGTGGGGACAAACGCACCGATTACGTGGCGGTCAGTAATACGGTGATCGGGGTGGTGCTCCTGCTGATGGGGGGGGTCGGATTGCTGACGGCGGTGATACCGGTCTCCGGCGTCATCCTCATCCTGTCAGGGATGGGGATCGCCGGGGCTTGGCTGTCCGCCCGCCTGCCCGAGGTCACCTGA
- a CDS encoding mechanosensitive ion channel family protein, whose amino-acid sequence MPECRRLLSLFLVLLTLLLGAATAPVSVAGGQEPEQRESALESLDDVIQTLEDGEQRDLLLQDLRRLRAVLGEDQDLLDAPGRQGVLGVLGEGLSELREMAQAGEAPIESWSERFEAARDDLGRLFAEAGSGAVGQFLLDAGVLLALWVFTLFLLMGLARLLDRRQDWPLRLPNEARVFLLVVHFTRRVLPWALAFALILGLNQFLPTSPGHAAALVVAYVALLGRLLALAAETVFSLYTRGHRRVAVRILRERSLGLLSAIGVLVALADALDSQRVAGFLGPELAELISLLASLAAAILAGAFVVWFKRPVRHLLVNRPYSQRHHWSTADDVLRLLGNVWHIPALVLVGASVLAVLMEAGDPGAAVTRAMISAALLVLTLVVTRLLRRQGERRMTRRRMTLYRERLERFGHTLLHLVIWVAFVELTLQVWGGTLVGLGGKGVAAQLGQTVLAVVVTVLLAWLVWILADTAIQRALTSTARARGRRVNVARVQTVTPMLRNILFSLILVLTGIAVLANLGVNVTPLLAGAGVVGLALGFGAQKLVQDVITGIFILIEDSLAVDDFVEIEGHMGTVEGLTLRTVRLRDLDGVLHIITFSQIQAIHNMSRQFGIALIRVRVPPVMGVDDTIALLREVAADLRRDSFLGFRVWSGLEVQGVERFDEGGAILRVRMRTAPEWQWDVARGFNLRLKRLMEERGIDVAAPRLSVRMESDSGGPCGDDGPGARGPTSGDLGQAGGQPSPGDPHP is encoded by the coding sequence ATGCCGGAATGCCGCCGTCTCCTGTCTCTGTTTCTGGTCCTGCTGACCCTGCTGCTGGGGGCGGCAACGGCGCCCGTATCGGTGGCCGGCGGTCAGGAACCTGAGCAGCGGGAGTCGGCGCTGGAGTCGCTGGACGACGTCATCCAGACCCTGGAGGACGGGGAGCAGCGGGATCTGCTGCTGCAGGACCTGCGTCGGCTGCGGGCGGTGTTGGGCGAGGACCAGGACCTTTTGGACGCTCCTGGCCGGCAGGGTGTCCTCGGGGTGCTGGGGGAGGGGCTGAGCGAACTGCGGGAGATGGCACAGGCGGGGGAGGCGCCCATCGAGTCCTGGTCCGAGCGCTTCGAGGCGGCGCGCGATGACCTGGGCCGGTTGTTCGCCGAGGCCGGGTCCGGAGCGGTGGGGCAGTTTCTGTTGGATGCCGGGGTTTTGCTCGCCCTCTGGGTGTTCACCCTGTTCCTGCTCATGGGCTTGGCCCGATTGCTCGACCGGCGGCAGGACTGGCCACTGCGTCTGCCCAATGAGGCCCGCGTCTTTCTCCTGGTGGTGCATTTCACCCGGCGGGTGCTGCCCTGGGCGCTGGCCTTCGCGCTGATCCTGGGCCTCAACCAGTTCCTGCCGACCTCACCCGGCCATGCGGCGGCGCTGGTGGTCGCCTACGTGGCGCTCCTCGGTCGTCTGCTGGCGCTGGCCGCGGAGACCGTATTCTCGCTCTACACCCGCGGTCACCGCCGGGTGGCGGTGCGCATCCTGCGTGAGCGTTCCCTGGGCCTGCTGTCGGCTATCGGTGTCCTGGTCGCCCTGGCCGATGCCCTGGACAGCCAGCGGGTGGCCGGATTCCTGGGGCCGGAACTGGCCGAGCTGATCTCGTTGCTGGCCAGCCTGGCGGCAGCGATTCTGGCGGGGGCATTCGTGGTCTGGTTCAAACGGCCGGTGCGCCACCTGCTGGTCAACCGCCCCTACTCGCAGCGTCACCATTGGAGCACCGCCGACGACGTGTTGCGGCTGCTGGGCAATGTCTGGCACATCCCGGCGCTGGTGCTGGTTGGCGCCTCAGTGCTGGCGGTGCTGATGGAGGCCGGCGATCCCGGGGCCGCGGTGACCCGGGCAATGATCAGCGCCGCCCTCCTGGTGCTTACGTTGGTCGTGACCCGCCTGCTCCGACGCCAGGGCGAGCGGCGGATGACCCGGCGTCGGATGACCCTCTACCGGGAGCGCCTGGAGCGGTTTGGGCACACCCTGCTGCATCTGGTCATCTGGGTGGCGTTCGTCGAACTGACCCTGCAGGTCTGGGGTGGCACCCTGGTGGGTCTGGGCGGCAAGGGCGTCGCGGCGCAACTGGGCCAGACCGTGCTCGCCGTGGTGGTCACGGTATTGCTTGCCTGGCTGGTCTGGATCCTGGCCGATACCGCCATCCAGCGGGCGCTGACCTCCACGGCGCGGGCCCGCGGCCGGCGGGTGAACGTGGCGCGGGTGCAGACGGTCACCCCCATGCTACGTAACATCCTGTTCAGCCTGATCCTGGTGCTGACCGGTATCGCGGTGCTGGCCAATCTCGGGGTCAACGTGACGCCGCTGCTCGCCGGGGCCGGTGTGGTGGGCCTTGCCCTGGGCTTTGGCGCCCAGAAGCTGGTCCAGGACGTGATCACCGGGATCTTCATCCTCATCGAGGATTCACTGGCGGTGGACGACTTCGTGGAGATCGAGGGCCATATGGGCACCGTCGAGGGGCTCACCCTGCGCACCGTGCGTCTGCGTGATCTGGACGGTGTCCTGCACATCATCACCTTCAGCCAGATCCAGGCCATCCACAACATGTCCCGTCAGTTCGGTATCGCCTTGATCCGGGTCCGGGTGCCGCCGGTGATGGGTGTCGACGACACCATCGCCCTGCTGCGCGAGGTGGCCGCTGACTTGCGCCGGGACAGCTTCCTGGGCTTCCGGGTCTGGTCGGGTCTGGAGGTCCAGGGGGTGGAGCGCTTCGACGAGGGGGGCGCGATCCTCCGGGTGCGTATGCGCACGGCCCCGGAGTGGCAGTGGGACGTGGCGCGGGGCTTCAACCTGCGGCTCAAGCGGTTGATGGAGGAGCGGGGCATCGATGTGGCCGCGCCCCGGCTCAGCGTGCGCATGGAGAGCGACAGCGGTGGGCCCTGCGGTGACGATGGCCCCGGGGCACGGGGGCCGACCTCAGGTGACCTCGGGCAGGCGGGCGGACAGCCAAGCCCCGGCGATCCCCATCCCTGA
- a CDS encoding AIR synthase family protein: MTDDPMLESGKLPPEQLARLLAGLPPTGADVVMGPGVGLDCAVVRHGGHLLVCKSDPITFVADDLGHYLVQVNANDVATTGATPRWLLVTLLLPAGGTPRALPEQLMGQISEACERLGIALIGGHTEVTTAVTRPVAVGALLGEVTEARLVTPQGARPGDRLLLTKGVPLEGTAILASDCRARLADRFSVAELDAAAAFLERPGISVVADARIALAAGRVNAMHDPTEGGVKAALWELAQASGRRLRVEAGAIPVPALSRRICSHLGLDPLATIASGALLLAVPAAEAPAVRQALDGSDIPCADIGGVEAGPAAVIWCTETGCGPLAPPGQDELARLV, from the coding sequence ATGACCGACGACCCCATGCTGGAGAGCGGCAAGCTGCCGCCGGAACAGCTCGCCCGACTGCTGGCGGGCCTGCCGCCCACCGGCGCCGATGTGGTGATGGGGCCGGGGGTCGGGCTGGACTGTGCCGTGGTCCGCCACGGTGGGCACCTGCTGGTCTGCAAGTCCGACCCCATCACCTTCGTGGCCGATGACCTGGGCCACTACCTGGTCCAGGTGAATGCCAACGATGTCGCCACCACCGGTGCTACGCCGCGCTGGTTGCTGGTCACGCTGTTGCTGCCGGCCGGAGGCACGCCGCGGGCCCTCCCGGAGCAGCTCATGGGACAGATCAGCGAGGCCTGTGAGCGGTTGGGGATCGCACTGATCGGTGGACACACGGAGGTGACCACGGCGGTCACCCGGCCGGTGGCGGTCGGCGCCCTGCTGGGCGAGGTGACCGAGGCGCGGCTGGTGACGCCGCAGGGTGCCCGACCGGGCGATCGGCTCCTGCTGACCAAGGGCGTGCCGTTGGAGGGGACGGCGATCCTGGCCAGCGATTGCCGGGCGCGGCTGGCGGACCGCTTCAGCGTGGCGGAGTTGGACGCGGCGGCGGCGTTCCTGGAGCGGCCGGGGATCAGCGTGGTGGCGGACGCCCGCATTGCCCTGGCGGCGGGGCGGGTCAATGCCATGCACGACCCCACGGAGGGGGGCGTGAAGGCGGCACTGTGGGAGCTGGCGCAGGCCAGCGGGCGTCGTCTGCGGGTGGAGGCGGGAGCGATCCCGGTGCCGGCACTGTCGCGCCGGATCTGTAGCCATCTCGGTCTGGACCCCCTGGCGACCATCGCCTCCGGCGCGCTGCTGTTGGCGGTGCCGGCTGCTGAGGCGCCGGCGGTGCGACAGGCACTGGACGGCTCTGACATCCCCTGCGCCGATATCGGCGGCGTCGAGGCGGGGCCGGCAGCGGTTATCTGGTGCACGGAGACCGGCTGCGGGCCGTTGGCGCCGCCCGGTCAAGACGAGCTGGCACGATTGGTCTGA
- a CDS encoding CmpA/NrtA family ABC transporter substrate-binding protein produces MAAAPSPRRPTLRARLPGGPLAIWGAILFLGVIALAVTWQFVEPAPPRQVTLATGAPGGAYEQIGAGYAEWFADKGITLETVATQGATENWQRLLAGEVDAAIVQGGTAPAGAGDQLEGLVSVAYEPLFVFYREDALNAAHLLGGDPPVPQRLETLSGLRIAIGSEGSGTRTLVRTLLDELGLATDDATDTALVAIGGEAAARGLLEGKLGAAAFVMSPTAPLVQRLLAAEGIGVLNQAQAPTFTQRLPYLATVTLHEGVVDPRRNLPPHRVQMLAPATYLVTRKDTHRAIAQLLVEAEQRSRRIHLVGNGDQFPSLAHMDIPVSDQARYFFQRGPGFLHRHLPFWAASLVDRLAILIIPLLTIIIPLVRIAPAAVTWSMRRRIFRWYRQLRVIDEELGRPQLPVARLESNLAQLKQLDHDVSGTEVPLSYMEEFYNLRLHIAYMRQRVRERLGNSV; encoded by the coding sequence ATGGCAGCAGCGCCCAGCCCCCGTCGCCCGACCCTGAGGGCTCGCCTGCCGGGCGGCCCCCTGGCGATCTGGGGCGCCATCCTGTTCCTGGGGGTGATCGCCCTCGCCGTCACCTGGCAATTCGTGGAGCCGGCCCCGCCGCGGCAGGTGACCCTGGCCACAGGGGCCCCCGGCGGTGCCTACGAACAGATCGGCGCCGGCTACGCCGAGTGGTTCGCCGACAAGGGGATCACCCTGGAGACGGTCGCCACCCAGGGGGCCACGGAGAACTGGCAGCGGCTGCTGGCCGGCGAGGTGGACGCCGCCATCGTGCAGGGCGGCACCGCCCCGGCCGGGGCCGGCGACCAGCTCGAGGGGCTGGTGAGTGTCGCCTACGAGCCGCTGTTCGTCTTCTACCGGGAGGACGCGCTGAATGCCGCCCACCTGCTGGGCGGCGACCCACCGGTGCCACAGCGACTGGAGACCCTTTCCGGGCTGCGCATCGCCATTGGCTCCGAGGGCAGCGGCACCCGGACCCTGGTCCGGACCCTGCTCGATGAGCTGGGTCTGGCCACGGACGATGCAACCGACACCGCGTTGGTGGCTATCGGCGGCGAGGCCGCTGCGCGGGGATTGCTGGAGGGCAAACTGGGTGCGGCCGCCTTCGTCATGTCACCCACCGCCCCGCTGGTACAGCGCCTGCTGGCCGCCGAAGGCATCGGGGTGCTCAATCAGGCCCAGGCCCCCACCTTCACCCAGCGGCTGCCCTACCTGGCCACCGTCACCCTGCACGAGGGGGTGGTGGACCCGCGCCGCAACCTGCCCCCGCACCGGGTTCAGATGCTGGCGCCGGCCACCTACCTGGTCACCCGCAAGGACACCCACCGCGCCATCGCACAGCTGCTGGTGGAGGCGGAGCAGCGCAGCCGCCGCATACACCTGGTGGGCAACGGGGATCAATTCCCGTCGCTGGCCCACATGGACATCCCGGTCTCCGACCAGGCCCGCTACTTCTTCCAGCGCGGCCCCGGGTTTCTGCACCGCCACCTGCCCTTCTGGGCCGCCTCGCTGGTGGATCGCCTGGCCATTCTCATCATCCCGCTGCTGACCATCATCATCCCCTTGGTGCGCATCGCCCCGGCGGCGGTGACCTGGAGCATGCGCCGGCGGATCTTCCGTTGGTACCGCCAGTTGCGGGTGATCGACGAGGAGCTGGGCCGGCCACAGCTGCCCGTCGCCCGGCTGGAGAGCAACCTGGCCCAGTTGAAGCAACTGGACCACGACGTGTCCGGGACGGAGGTGCCGCTGTCCTACATGGAAGAGTTTTATAACCTGCGGCTGCACATCGCCTACATGCGCCAGCGGGTCCGCGAGCGCCTCGGCAACAGCGTCTGA
- the tsaA gene encoding tRNA (N6-threonylcarbamoyladenosine(37)-N6)-methyltransferase TrmO: MTEPCTESPLSPIGRVRTPFTQRFGIPRQGTLLDAIPGYLELDPPYDRAEAWQGIEAFSHLWLLTWFHAGKGRGGLTVRPPRLGGNRRLGVFATRAPYRPNPVGLSLVRLAAVDLSGARASIQVRGPDLLDGTPLLDVKPYVPYCDACPDATGGFAGRAPQPALSVRWLATARSEAEMAERRHPGLVALIEAVLAADPRPAYQRDTRRRYAVRLYDLDIHWEAEPGLAEVVGLRPADVDRM, encoded by the coding sequence ATGACTGAGCCATGCACGGAGAGCCCCCTGTCACCCATCGGCCGGGTGCGTACCCCCTTCACCCAGCGCTTCGGGATTCCCCGCCAGGGCACGCTGCTGGACGCCATCCCCGGGTATCTCGAACTCGATCCCCCCTACGACCGGGCCGAGGCCTGGCAGGGCATCGAGGCCTTCAGCCATCTCTGGTTGCTGACCTGGTTCCACGCCGGCAAGGGCCGCGGCGGGCTCACCGTGCGCCCACCGCGCTTGGGCGGCAACCGTCGCCTCGGGGTGTTCGCCACCCGCGCCCCCTATCGGCCGAATCCGGTGGGGCTCAGTCTGGTGCGACTGGCGGCGGTGGACCTGTCCGGGGCGCGCGCCTCAATTCAGGTACGGGGGCCCGATCTGCTGGACGGCACCCCGCTGCTCGACGTGAAGCCCTATGTGCCCTATTGCGATGCCTGTCCGGACGCCACCGGCGGCTTTGCCGGCAGGGCCCCCCAGCCGGCCCTGTCGGTGCGCTGGCTGGCGACGGCGCGCAGCGAGGCGGAGATGGCCGAACGCCGCCACCCAGGGCTGGTGGCGTTGATCGAGGCGGTACTGGCCGCCGACCCGCGCCCGGCCTATCAGCGCGACACCCGACGCCGCTACGCAGTACGCCTCTACGACCTGGATATCCATTGGGAAGCCGAGCCGGGTCTGGCCGAGGTGGTGGGGCTCCGCCCTGCGGATGTGGACCGAATGTGA